One genomic region from Geothermobacter ehrlichii encodes:
- a CDS encoding FMN-binding protein, whose product MKAIRFIGAMLILAVLTPPRPCGAGVLMTRSEALALAFPNAERVETRTLYLSAAQQAKVARLAGSDTGLLATFYVGHRGEEITGYAVIEATTVRTRPATVLILIDPQGRVRRVEILAFFEPEEYRPAARWLEQFDDHGLSPDLRIGGDIQGITGATLSAQAVTRLVRKTLALWSILTEGD is encoded by the coding sequence ATGAAAGCAATCCGTTTTATCGGCGCCATGTTGATACTGGCGGTTCTGACGCCTCCCCGGCCCTGCGGCGCCGGGGTGCTCATGACCCGCAGCGAGGCCCTGGCCCTGGCGTTTCCGAACGCGGAGCGGGTCGAAACCCGCACCCTGTACCTCTCCGCCGCTCAGCAGGCGAAGGTGGCCAGACTGGCCGGGAGCGACACTGGCCTTCTGGCCACCTTCTACGTCGGTCACCGGGGGGAGGAAATCACCGGTTATGCCGTCATCGAGGCAACGACGGTTCGCACCCGTCCGGCCACGGTCCTGATCCTGATCGATCCGCAGGGCAGGGTGCGGCGCGTCGAAATTCTCGCCTTTTTCGAACCGGAGGAGTACCGGCCCGCCGCCCGCTGGCTTGAACAGTTCGACGACCACGGCCTCTCGCCGGATTTGCGAATCGGTGGTGATATCCAGGGAATCACCGGCGCTACCCTGTCCGCCCAAGCCGTCACCCGGCTGGTGCGCAAGACTCTTGCCCTGTGGTCCATTTTGACGGAAGGAGACTGA
- a CDS encoding IPT/TIG domain-containing protein, translating into MRPFLFLLFAWLMLLPGNVSALDITSVAPNQGEPGTLVTVSGGPFTEDTRVFLGDRQVPVRDLGPRILHFLLPELPPGDYALSLEDGSEKTGQSRFVEILEPTPVITEITPRNVDACGTSADQTIRVRGKHFLPGASLLFDGVVVAMDLRDSGTLEFRIPSTLKAGVYGVQVRNPGGNASLPRSLWVNDIPVLNSVERGEDYVNHYKIILRGKNFYYNSILTVSQPDSSLPNIAHRPLTLHAHRRDNPGRSGSAFQPVPGRLLYVDCQTMIYQRYPSSNQDKRLIFQITNPDGKQSEPMEVFLP; encoded by the coding sequence ATGCGACCCTTTCTGTTCCTGCTTTTCGCCTGGCTGATGCTGCTGCCCGGCAATGTCAGCGCTCTCGACATCACCTCCGTCGCCCCGAACCAGGGGGAGCCCGGCACCCTCGTCACCGTCAGTGGCGGCCCCTTCACCGAAGATACCCGGGTTTTTCTCGGCGACCGGCAGGTTCCGGTCCGCGACCTTGGTCCGCGCATCCTGCACTTTTTGCTGCCCGAGCTGCCGCCCGGCGACTATGCGCTCAGCCTGGAGGACGGAAGCGAAAAAACCGGCCAGTCCCGTTTCGTGGAAATCCTCGAACCCACCCCGGTGATCACCGAAATTACACCCCGCAACGTCGACGCCTGCGGCACCTCGGCCGACCAGACCATAAGAGTCCGCGGCAAGCACTTTCTCCCCGGGGCCAGCCTGCTATTCGACGGCGTGGTGGTCGCCATGGATCTCAGGGATTCCGGAACCCTCGAATTCAGGATTCCATCGACTCTCAAGGCCGGTGTCTACGGGGTTCAGGTTCGCAACCCCGGCGGAAACGCCTCACTGCCGCGCTCGCTGTGGGTCAACGACATTCCCGTTCTGAACAGCGTCGAACGGGGAGAGGATTACGTCAACCACTACAAGATCATCCTCAGGGGCAAGAACTTCTACTACAATTCGATTCTGACCGTGTCACAGCCGGACAGCAGCCTGCCCAATATTGCCCACCGCCCCCTGACTCTCCATGCCCACAGGCGGGACAATCCGGGTCGTTCGGGCAGCGCCTTTCAGCCTGTTCCCGGCCGGCTGCTCTATGTCGACTGCCAGACGATGATCTACCAGCGCTATCCGTCGAGCAACCAGGACAAAAGGCTGATCTTTCAGATTACCAACCCCGACGGCAAGCAGTCGGAACCGATGGAAGTCTTTCTGCCCTGA
- a CDS encoding helix-turn-helix transcriptional regulator gives MKKGPRDKNQVLLRQWQMLKHVPRRGRRTAQEIHQMLREDGFDVDLRTVQRDLKQLWEGNIFPLCRDDNKPIGWYWDREADIFDLPGMDPHTALVVRMAESHLESVLPPSCMDLIRPRARQAVKVLDQTDLDHYRRWPYKVRVISRAQPLLPPDIDPQVLKTLYDALLRGVKVRGMYRGVGKQEAEERIFSPQGLVIADPVIYLLASFKDYPKIYHLALHRFESAEALTEKAHVIPEFDLDAYLEAGAFGFPVKEGDTIRLKAVFYDGAGEHLVESPLSTNQTYQREEEDIIITAEVPNTQQLRWWLASFGEMVEVLEPKSLRNEFAEMAKEMLEMYS, from the coding sequence ATGAAGAAAGGACCGAGAGACAAGAACCAGGTGCTGTTACGCCAGTGGCAGATGCTCAAGCATGTGCCCCGCAGAGGGCGTCGCACCGCGCAGGAGATTCACCAAATGCTTCGGGAAGATGGATTCGACGTTGACCTGCGCACCGTGCAGCGCGACCTGAAACAGCTCTGGGAAGGCAACATCTTTCCCCTGTGCCGGGACGACAACAAGCCGATCGGCTGGTACTGGGATCGGGAGGCGGACATTTTCGATCTGCCGGGCATGGATCCCCATACGGCGCTGGTTGTCCGCATGGCCGAATCCCACCTTGAGAGCGTTTTGCCCCCATCCTGTATGGACCTTATACGCCCCCGGGCCCGTCAGGCCGTGAAGGTCCTCGACCAAACGGATCTCGACCACTACCGCCGCTGGCCGTACAAGGTGCGGGTTATCAGCCGGGCCCAGCCCCTGCTTCCGCCGGACATTGATCCCCAGGTTCTGAAGACGCTCTATGACGCCCTGCTGCGCGGCGTGAAAGTGCGGGGAATGTATCGAGGAGTCGGGAAGCAGGAGGCGGAAGAGCGGATTTTCAGCCCGCAGGGACTGGTCATTGCCGATCCGGTGATCTATCTTCTGGCAAGCTTCAAGGACTATCCCAAGATCTACCACCTGGCTCTGCACCGTTTTGAGAGCGCCGAGGCCTTGACCGAAAAGGCCCACGTCATTCCAGAGTTCGACCTCGACGCCTACCTGGAAGCTGGCGCGTTTGGTTTCCCTGTGAAAGAAGGTGACACCATTCGCCTCAAAGCCGTTTTTTACGACGGAGCGGGCGAACATCTGGTGGAAAGCCCTCTGAGCACCAACCAGACCTACCAAAGGGAGGAGGAGGACATCATCATTACCGCCGAGGTTCCAAACACCCAACAGTTACGCTGGTGGCTGGCCAGCTTCGGCGAAATGGTCGAAGTGCTGGAACCGAAGAGCCTGCGTAACGAATTTGCCGAGATGGCAAAGGAAATGTTGGAAATGTATTCCTGA
- a CDS encoding AAA family ATPase yields the protein MVDRYEQKVIAGYLWNLLQVGKLPFAVMDGLCGSIPSILTYLGISDEDGKLRELLKLCCEGGGQAEGSRRAFHVMRQATQALLAKRVDSLQNAEPGILERNIRELVSQIQLDRDETAFLGMLLRYRIHEPLYELFNALTQAGFGTMPLCASCLGLGTRRLHILLTRGGRLFRSGVIVPGLGIGKDIDDSFDLSKKILHAFEKSLADCEDILSCLLGHVEQASLEWSDYDHIALERDRLARFLKQAVARRLKGINVLLYGPVGTGKTEFSKTLAAQLGFSLYALGEQDEQGEEPTRHERISSLQVMQNLLRFQQKSLLLFDEMDDLLENAGAATFIPGEKNSGSKVFIHRLLEDNPVPVIWTINRVSNLTPSIIRRMSFAIEMKNPPLALRQRVWQRHLAKEGLELSTGDLKQLTRLDLPPAVVSNAVRFARFTGGAVEDFKCAADSIVKAMKGGGPARPERVEESFAPRLSVADCNLMELADLVAERGKRNVSFCLYGPSGTGKTAYVRYLADRMQMPVLVKHASDLLSMWVGETERNIANAFAEARENESFLVFDEVDSLLGDRRMANASWEISQVNEMLTWMEQHPLPFACTTNLKAHLDPAAMRRFTFKCRFDYLGPEQVVHAFRHFFGLVLAPEKARELTCLTPGDFVVVRKKADFYGGCDIEQYVEWLRWEVQNKNEAIGSRIGFTRMT from the coding sequence ATGGTCGACCGCTACGAGCAGAAAGTCATTGCCGGGTATCTGTGGAACCTGTTGCAGGTCGGCAAGCTGCCCTTCGCTGTCATGGATGGGCTGTGCGGAAGCATCCCGTCGATCCTGACTTATCTGGGCATCTCGGATGAGGATGGAAAGTTGCGGGAGCTGCTTAAACTGTGTTGCGAGGGGGGCGGGCAGGCGGAAGGCTCCCGCAGGGCTTTTCACGTGATGAGGCAAGCGACCCAGGCGCTTTTGGCCAAAAGGGTTGACTCTCTTCAGAATGCTGAACCCGGTATTCTCGAAAGAAACATTCGCGAACTGGTCTCCCAGATACAGCTCGACAGGGACGAAACAGCTTTTTTGGGGATGTTGCTGCGTTACCGGATTCACGAACCCCTGTATGAGCTGTTCAACGCTCTGACACAAGCCGGCTTTGGCACGATGCCTCTTTGCGCCTCCTGTCTTGGCCTGGGAACAAGGCGCCTGCATATTCTGCTCACGCGCGGAGGACGATTGTTCAGATCCGGGGTTATCGTGCCAGGGCTGGGTATCGGCAAGGACATCGACGACAGCTTCGATCTGTCGAAAAAGATTCTGCATGCCTTCGAGAAATCCCTCGCCGACTGCGAGGACATCCTCTCCTGTCTGTTGGGGCATGTGGAGCAAGCATCTCTTGAGTGGAGCGATTACGATCATATCGCTTTGGAAAGGGACCGTCTTGCCCGCTTTCTGAAACAGGCCGTCGCGCGGCGGCTCAAAGGGATCAACGTGTTGTTGTATGGCCCTGTCGGAACTGGCAAAACAGAATTCAGCAAAACTCTGGCGGCTCAGTTGGGGTTTTCTCTCTATGCCCTGGGAGAACAGGACGAACAGGGTGAAGAGCCGACAAGACATGAAAGGATCAGCAGCCTGCAGGTCATGCAGAATCTGCTGCGCTTCCAGCAAAAGAGCCTGCTGCTGTTTGACGAGATGGATGATCTGCTCGAAAACGCTGGAGCGGCAACGTTCATTCCGGGAGAAAAAAACTCCGGTTCGAAAGTCTTTATCCATCGATTGCTGGAGGACAACCCGGTTCCGGTGATCTGGACCATCAACAGGGTCAGCAATCTGACGCCGTCCATCATCCGCCGCATGTCCTTTGCGATCGAAATGAAAAATCCGCCCCTCGCCTTGCGCCAGCGGGTCTGGCAAAGACACCTCGCCAAGGAAGGGCTGGAGTTGTCAACAGGCGACCTCAAACAGCTTACAAGGTTGGATTTGCCTCCGGCGGTGGTGTCCAACGCGGTGAGATTTGCCAGGTTTACAGGCGGCGCGGTGGAAGATTTCAAATGTGCGGCCGACAGTATCGTCAAGGCAATGAAAGGTGGAGGGCCAGCAAGGCCGGAGCGCGTTGAAGAGTCGTTTGCCCCACGGTTGAGCGTTGCGGACTGCAATCTCATGGAGCTTGCCGACCTTGTTGCCGAACGCGGAAAACGCAACGTCTCATTTTGCCTATACGGACCTTCTGGCACAGGCAAAACGGCCTATGTGCGGTACCTCGCTGACAGGATGCAAATGCCGGTATTGGTCAAGCATGCGTCCGACCTGCTCTCCATGTGGGTGGGGGAGACGGAACGAAACATAGCCAATGCCTTTGCGGAGGCGCGTGAGAACGAAAGTTTCCTGGTTTTTGACGAAGTTGATTCGCTTCTCGGTGATCGGCGCATGGCGAATGCAAGCTGGGAGATTTCCCAGGTCAACGAAATGCTGACCTGGATGGAGCAGCATCCGCTCCCCTTTGCCTGCACCACGAACCTCAAGGCCCATCTTGACCCTGCCGCTATGCGTCGCTTCACCTTCAAGTGCCGATTTGACTATCTGGGACCCGAGCAGGTTGTGCACGCGTTTCGCCACTTCTTCGGACTGGTTCTGGCGCCGGAGAAGGCCCGTGAGCTGACTTGCCTGACACCCGGCGATTTTGTGGTGGTGCGTAAAAAGGCAGATTTTTACGGCGGTTGCGATATTGAACAGTATGTCGAATGGCTGCGGTGGGAAGTCCAGAACAAAAATGAGGCTATTGGTTCGCGCATAGGTTTCACCAGAATGACGTGA
- a CDS encoding ARPP-1 family domain-containing protein: METMINSLLQSIQVKDIQTFNQMSVAPLVASEQIGPDYLTMSQGFAQGVLTVKEVSESGSVPELYVVNEGDTFVLLLDGEEIQGAKQNRVLNTSILVAPKSECVIPVSCTEQGRWEYKSQQFKDSQVVMPSFLRSRKQASVSRNVKTFKSYRSDQHEVWEGVQALHWAIGTHSETGAMRDAFEDKKPDIEKYVQAFAGIKDVNGIAVFLDGKLAGVDFVSHIPAMNDLLPKLIGSYAMSALAPGETSAQQAPSREQVEHSLSLVGRCAVDIHTSQGVGEDARLEGPEIQGAALIALDTVIHMALFVKTEQQQYQGEMASFNRRRHFRRFH, from the coding sequence ATGGAAACGATGATCAACAGCCTGCTTCAGTCTATTCAGGTCAAGGACATTCAAACCTTCAACCAGATGAGCGTCGCTCCCCTGGTCGCATCAGAGCAGATCGGCCCCGACTACCTGACCATGAGCCAGGGCTTTGCGCAGGGCGTTCTGACCGTGAAGGAAGTCAGTGAATCCGGTTCGGTTCCGGAGCTCTATGTGGTCAATGAAGGAGATACGTTCGTCCTGCTTTTGGACGGAGAAGAGATCCAGGGCGCCAAGCAAAACCGGGTGCTCAACACTTCGATTCTCGTCGCCCCCAAAAGCGAGTGTGTCATTCCGGTCAGCTGCACGGAACAGGGTCGCTGGGAGTACAAGTCACAGCAGTTCAAAGACTCGCAGGTGGTCATGCCCAGCTTCCTGCGCTCTCGCAAACAGGCCTCTGTGAGCAGAAACGTCAAGACATTCAAAAGCTACCGTTCCGACCAGCACGAGGTCTGGGAAGGTGTGCAAGCCCTTCACTGGGCCATTGGTACCCATTCAGAGACCGGAGCCATGCGGGATGCCTTCGAGGACAAAAAACCCGACATCGAAAAATATGTTCAGGCTTTCGCCGGCATCAAGGATGTCAATGGCATCGCCGTTTTTCTGGACGGCAAACTGGCGGGGGTCGATTTTGTTTCCCATATCCCCGCCATGAACGATCTACTGCCCAAACTCATTGGCAGCTATGCCATGAGCGCCCTTGCGCCCGGGGAAACGTCCGCGCAGCAAGCCCCCTCCCGGGAACAGGTTGAACACTCCCTTTCCCTTGTCGGCCGTTGCGCTGTTGACATCCACACATCGCAAGGCGTTGGCGAAGATGCCCGGCTGGAAGGACCGGAAATCCAGGGCGCCGCCCTGATTGCCCTCGATACCGTCATTCACATGGCACTCTTTGTCAAAACCGAACAGCAGCAGTACCAGGGAGAAATGGCCAGCTTCAACCGCCGTCGCCACTTCAGGAGGTTCCATTAA
- a CDS encoding sigma-54 interaction domain-containing protein, whose protein sequence is MDETFFRELTMERILFAWVGMNDLKASRGEADGQMGPIARVATEMTFSRLVLLDNYGPAENVADYVAWLERQCGLPVELVSVELPSPVDFAAIYVAARDQVDKVLTQERMERREVVPVFHLSPGTPAMAAVWILLAKGPFAEAELVQASREKGVESVEMPFNIFAEYVPDTIAGADRRLMRLSAHYDLAAEPETHGIVGQSKIIRKLVIQARLVAARDVPVLLEGETGTGKELFARFIHRESRRSEKRFLAVNCGAIPRELFESEFFGYVRGAFSGANREHPGYFEQADGGTLFLDEIGELPADAQVKILRVLNDGVVRRIGDAKDRQVNVRIIAATNRNLLTEVSQGRFRSDLFYRLAVAVLRLPPLREREGDIHLLLEHMLTQVNRELGKEPGYKQKKFSINAKNIMLRHTWPGNAREMYNTVLRICVWCQEEVIQEEDVRQALLPGTTEDKNDILSQPLGGGFNIQELQAFLTSHYIRRALDEAGGNKRRAAALLGLKNYQTLNNWIAKYGVEV, encoded by the coding sequence GTGGACGAAACCTTTTTCCGGGAGTTGACGATGGAGCGCATTCTTTTTGCCTGGGTGGGGATGAACGACCTGAAGGCTTCAAGGGGAGAGGCGGATGGTCAAATGGGGCCCATTGCCAGGGTGGCGACGGAGATGACGTTTTCGCGTCTGGTGCTGCTCGACAATTATGGGCCGGCGGAGAATGTTGCCGATTATGTGGCCTGGCTGGAGAGGCAGTGCGGGCTTCCAGTTGAGCTGGTTTCCGTCGAACTGCCAAGTCCGGTTGATTTTGCTGCCATCTATGTTGCAGCCCGTGATCAGGTGGACAAGGTCCTGACGCAGGAGAGGATGGAGCGACGCGAGGTTGTGCCGGTTTTTCACCTGAGTCCCGGCACGCCGGCCATGGCGGCGGTCTGGATCTTGCTCGCCAAGGGCCCGTTCGCCGAGGCCGAACTTGTCCAGGCGTCCCGGGAAAAGGGCGTGGAGAGTGTCGAAATGCCCTTCAACATCTTCGCCGAGTATGTCCCGGATACGATTGCCGGGGCCGATCGTCGCCTGATGAGGCTGAGTGCGCATTACGACCTGGCAGCAGAGCCGGAAACACACGGCATTGTCGGCCAGAGCAAAATCATCAGGAAGCTGGTCATCCAGGCCCGCCTGGTGGCGGCTCGGGATGTGCCAGTCCTTCTCGAAGGCGAAACAGGAACCGGCAAGGAGCTGTTTGCGCGCTTTATTCACCGCGAAAGTCGCCGGTCAGAAAAGCGGTTTCTGGCGGTCAATTGTGGCGCCATCCCCCGAGAGCTGTTTGAGTCGGAGTTTTTCGGCTACGTCAGAGGGGCTTTTTCCGGTGCGAACAGAGAGCATCCGGGGTATTTCGAGCAGGCCGACGGCGGGACCCTGTTCCTGGATGAGATCGGCGAGCTGCCGGCCGATGCCCAGGTCAAGATTCTGCGGGTTCTGAACGATGGCGTGGTGCGTCGTATCGGGGATGCCAAAGACCGGCAGGTCAATGTCCGCATCATTGCCGCCACCAACAGGAATCTGCTCACGGAGGTGTCGCAGGGGCGTTTTCGTTCGGATCTGTTCTACCGCCTGGCCGTTGCCGTACTTCGGCTGCCGCCTCTGCGTGAGAGAGAAGGGGATATCCATCTTCTGCTCGAACACATGCTGACCCAGGTCAACCGGGAACTGGGCAAGGAGCCTGGCTACAAGCAGAAGAAATTTTCTATCAACGCAAAGAATATTATGCTGCGGCACACCTGGCCAGGCAACGCCCGGGAGATGTACAATACCGTGTTGCGGATCTGTGTCTGGTGCCAGGAGGAGGTGATTCAGGAGGAGGACGTGCGCCAGGCACTTCTTCCTGGCACAACCGAGGACAAAAATGATATTCTGTCCCAACCTTTGGGGGGAGGGTTCAATATCCAGGAATTACAAGCCTTTTTGACTTCCCACTACATCAGGAGAGCCCTTGACGAAGCCGGCGGCAACAAGCGCCGCGCCGCCGCCTTGCTGGGGCTGAAGAACTACCAGACGCTCAATAACTGGATTGCCAAGTATGGGGTCGAGGTGTAA
- a CDS encoding DUF4145 domain-containing protein, protein MSFELLRQWSSEICDLCSATDDALKSGDAISAAVKMRGIADWVVREAYAAWSLKLPVQQSLFDLVSNTAFRDHLSPLIENKLHRIRKLGNRGAHNEAVPGNDAFKVWNDCLEVVRWFYLNVFVARRLAEGGPIFERPEKESPKCSNPADQTGDTDKVNKTHVDGVGENGEVPMVTFPHANNSSVDVRTFVERWRRKFEEPDSPYRWEEAVPRLNAVVDYQTQLKNGRRYSLDVLCREIVPESYRNTMQATNDFMDINSRALERCIVVNHLTGQRVQGARLTNFAKDFLEVRT, encoded by the coding sequence ATGTCTTTCGAGTTATTACGCCAGTGGTCTTCGGAGATCTGTGATTTGTGTAGCGCTACTGACGATGCTCTGAAGAGTGGCGATGCAATATCTGCCGCCGTCAAGATGAGAGGTATTGCGGATTGGGTAGTTCGCGAAGCTTATGCTGCATGGAGCCTCAAGCTGCCGGTTCAGCAGAGCCTTTTCGATTTGGTGAGCAACACGGCTTTCAGGGACCATCTGTCACCCCTTATTGAAAACAAGTTGCACCGGATAAGAAAGTTGGGTAACCGGGGAGCACACAATGAGGCTGTTCCTGGCAACGATGCTTTTAAGGTCTGGAATGACTGTCTTGAGGTTGTTCGGTGGTTTTACCTGAATGTTTTTGTGGCAAGAAGGTTGGCAGAAGGGGGGCCGATTTTTGAGCGCCCCGAGAAAGAAAGCCCAAAATGTTCGAACCCGGCAGACCAGACCGGTGACACGGACAAGGTTAACAAGACTCATGTCGACGGTGTTGGTGAGAATGGGGAGGTTCCCATGGTGACATTTCCTCACGCCAACAATTCTTCGGTTGATGTCAGGACTTTTGTTGAACGGTGGCGGCGCAAGTTTGAAGAGCCGGATTCCCCCTATCGTTGGGAGGAGGCAGTGCCGAGACTGAACGCTGTCGTGGATTACCAGACACAATTGAAGAATGGCCGTCGCTACAGCCTGGATGTTCTTTGCCGCGAGATTGTTCCGGAATCTTACCGCAATACAATGCAGGCGACAAATGATTTCATGGATATCAACTCTAGGGCTCTTGAGCGTTGCATAGTGGTGAATCATTTGACGGGTCAAAGGGTTCAGGGGGCGAGATTGACCAATTTTGCAAAAGATTTTTTGGAAGTAAGGACTTGA
- a CDS encoding AAA family ATPase, whose protein sequence is MIGRIIALTIENFKGISDPVRIEFAPITLLFGANSAGKSTIIQALHYMREILEHGNLDADNSSWAGETLDFGGFRSLVNGHDLYKSIRIRIDFTCDSSFFKVYPAFPFRGIDPEQVEVCDIRTEYYDSWFSFHYFFEIEVSWDFASSSPCMSRISSGLFDEKIADIVRTDKQVYFDGVQPGFDEFLKYVNFSHEVFCSYGDSFLQDLVAGLLPDDFLAGKSDVGIPATLCCSPPTLWDDNLSFDVEFIEELLRGYSEVGKADALRRILQFESYLTQLIRGPADILLEILQGMAYVGPIRKTPERYFVPRKTSDPARWATGLAAWDKLFLADQEFIDELNRWLAEPERLGVGYKVEARRFREIDSDHEIWSLVDSTGEVGLASILKTIQKDTPEKKELSLLDLRRGCNVLPHDIGIGISQMMPVLIAALDNRVGIAAIEQPELHVHPGLQCRLADLFILSALRSSYSQSQKPDYGQTQFLLETHSEHLLLRLLRRIRETTDGTLPEWHCGLKPEHLSINFIDFKNGKHSVRRLQVSDDGDSLGDWPDGFFEERAEELF, encoded by the coding sequence ATGATTGGAAGGATAATTGCTCTGACAATAGAAAACTTTAAGGGCATCTCAGACCCTGTGCGGATTGAATTTGCGCCTATTACACTTCTTTTTGGAGCTAATAGCGCAGGGAAAAGCACCATTATCCAAGCATTACATTATATGCGAGAAATTCTTGAGCATGGAAATTTGGATGCTGATAACTCTTCTTGGGCAGGTGAAACTTTAGACTTCGGTGGTTTTAGGTCGTTGGTGAATGGTCACGATCTTTATAAATCCATCAGAATTAGGATAGATTTTACTTGCGATTCAAGTTTTTTTAAAGTTTATCCGGCGTTTCCTTTTAGGGGAATAGATCCAGAACAAGTCGAAGTATGTGATATACGCACAGAATATTATGATTCTTGGTTTTCATTTCATTATTTTTTTGAAATAGAAGTTTCATGGGACTTTGCAAGTTCATCTCCGTGCATGAGCCGCATATCAAGTGGGCTTTTTGATGAAAAAATTGCAGATATTGTCCGAACTGATAAGCAAGTTTATTTTGATGGCGTGCAGCCAGGTTTTGATGAATTTCTTAAATATGTCAATTTCAGTCATGAAGTATTCTGTTCATACGGCGATAGTTTTTTACAGGACCTTGTTGCAGGTCTGTTGCCTGATGATTTTTTGGCGGGGAAGAGCGATGTAGGAATTCCCGCCACCTTATGTTGTAGTCCGCCTACTTTGTGGGACGATAATCTAAGCTTTGATGTTGAGTTCATCGAAGAGTTGCTGCGTGGTTACAGTGAGGTCGGAAAGGCTGATGCTCTAAGAAGAATTCTCCAATTTGAAAGCTATCTTACTCAACTCATCAGGGGTCCCGCAGACATCCTGCTTGAAATTTTGCAGGGTATGGCCTATGTGGGACCTATCCGAAAAACACCCGAACGTTACTTCGTCCCTCGCAAAACCAGTGACCCGGCACGATGGGCTACCGGTCTTGCGGCGTGGGACAAGCTCTTTTTGGCGGATCAGGAGTTTATCGATGAATTGAATCGATGGCTTGCCGAACCTGAAAGATTGGGGGTCGGTTACAAGGTTGAAGCCAGGCGCTTTCGGGAAATCGATTCAGACCACGAAATCTGGTCCCTTGTGGATTCGACTGGAGAGGTCGGTCTGGCCTCAATTCTGAAAACAATTCAGAAGGACACCCCTGAAAAAAAGGAATTGTCTCTTTTGGATTTGAGGCGTGGTTGCAATGTTCTTCCCCATGATATCGGCATTGGCATTTCCCAAATGATGCCGGTACTGATTGCCGCCTTAGATAATAGAGTTGGAATTGCCGCTATCGAGCAACCTGAACTACATGTTCATCCTGGACTTCAATGTCGTCTTGCCGATTTATTTATTTTATCTGCATTGAGGAGTTCTTATTCTCAGTCACAAAAACCTGATTACGGACAAACACAATTTCTGCTGGAGACTCATAGTGAACATCTTCTACTTCGTTTGTTAAGAAGGATCCGCGAGACTACCGATGGAACTCTCCCTGAGTGGCATTGTGGGCTGAAGCCGGAGCATCTGAGCATAAATTTCATTGACTTCAAAAATGGGAAACACAGTGTCCGCAGGTTGCAGGTCAGTGATGATGGAGATTCACTTGGTGATTGGCCGGATGGGTTCTTTGAGGAGCGCGCGGAGGAGCTTTTCTGA